One genomic window of Candidatus Eisenbacteria bacterium includes the following:
- the aroH gene encoding chorismate mutase: MPRETIAAVRGAVSVRANTRAAIQEATSRLLVELLGRNRLAPSAIVSALFTTTPDLTADFPAHAARRLGWTDVPLLGATESDVPGAPARIVRVLVTARVRGRAPRLEPVYLDGAAALRPDLAGSAAGAGTGRRGRARPAPWRIALIGLGLIGGSAGLALAGRPRWRRIGFDARSAATRAALRAGAIDEAARSLASACAGADLALVAVPVDVLPGVIARVAAALPRGAALLDTGSTRADLGGALRAAAARGVRACGGHPLAGSEGRGLAGAKASLFRGAPFALLPCGRGVPRRVRALVADLGGVPLVVSPSAHDAALARTSHLPWVLARALARTGAAAARRRLAGPGFADMTRLARSDPRMARAYVAANHRNVAAAWRELRREIERELAALGAARRVQGR, encoded by the coding sequence ATGCCGAGGGAAACCATCGCCGCCGTGCGCGGCGCCGTGTCGGTGCGCGCGAACACGCGCGCGGCCATCCAGGAGGCGACGTCGCGCCTGCTCGTGGAACTGCTCGGGCGCAACCGGCTCGCGCCGTCGGCGATCGTGAGCGCGCTCTTCACGACGACCCCGGACCTGACGGCCGACTTCCCGGCGCACGCCGCGCGGCGGCTCGGCTGGACCGACGTGCCGCTCCTCGGCGCGACCGAGAGCGACGTGCCCGGCGCGCCCGCGCGCATCGTGCGCGTGCTCGTGACGGCGCGCGTGCGCGGCCGCGCACCGCGACTCGAGCCCGTCTACCTGGACGGGGCCGCCGCGCTGCGGCCCGACCTCGCCGGGAGCGCGGCGGGCGCGGGCACCGGGCGGCGCGGCCGGGCCCGTCCGGCGCCGTGGCGCATCGCGCTCATCGGGCTCGGGCTGATCGGCGGCTCCGCCGGGCTCGCGCTGGCGGGTCGCCCGCGCTGGCGGCGCATCGGCTTCGACGCCCGTTCCGCCGCGACGCGCGCGGCGCTGCGCGCGGGCGCGATTGACGAGGCGGCGCGCTCGCTCGCGTCCGCCTGCGCGGGCGCCGACCTCGCCCTGGTCGCGGTGCCGGTGGACGTGCTGCCCGGCGTGATCGCGCGCGTCGCGGCGGCGCTGCCGCGCGGCGCGGCGCTGCTGGATACCGGCAGCACCCGCGCCGACCTCGGCGGGGCGCTGCGCGCCGCCGCCGCGCGCGGGGTGCGCGCGTGCGGCGGACACCCGCTCGCGGGCAGCGAGGGGCGCGGGCTCGCGGGGGCGAAGGCCTCGCTCTTCCGGGGCGCGCCGTTCGCGCTGCTGCCGTGCGGTCGCGGCGTGCCGCGGCGGGTCCGCGCGCTGGTCGCCGATCTCGGCGGCGTGCCGCTCGTCGTCTCGCCGTCGGCGCACGACGCGGCGCTGGCGCGCACCAGCCACCTGCCGTGGGTCCTCGCGCGCGCGCTCGCACGCACCGGAGCGGCCGCGGCGCGCCGCCGGCTCGCCGGGCCGGGCTTCGCGGACATGACGCGCCTGGCAAGGAGCGATCCGCGCATGGCGCGCGCCTACGTCGCGGCGAACCACCGGAACGTCGCCGCCGCATGGCGCGAGCTGCGTCGTGAGATCGAGCGCGAACTCGCCGCGCTCGGTGCCGCACGACGCGTCCAGGGGCGGTGA
- the glgP gene encoding alpha-glucan family phosphorylase — translation MPPRTPHVAYFCMEYGLHESFPIYSGGLGILAGDYIKEARDLKMPMVAVGLLWARGYCVQRIGADGRPYEEFPGFDAGFLQDTGVRVRVRVRGKEVLCRVWVTDHFGHCPLYLIDPEKHEDRWITHRLYEAGTDTRIAQEMLLGIGGTRALQWLGYDVHTYHFNEGHAVFAGIEMIADQMEGGAPFPTAWESVRRRIVFTTHTPVVAGNEVHDLKDLRRMGACLQLSGAEMRAIGGDPFNMTVAGLRLARAANAVAQLHGETARAMWKNVENAAPIGAITNGVHRPTWQSPEIAAAGDDPDRLWQAHVIGKRALLEEVDRRHNVELDPKALLVGFARRAASYKRSDLILRDEARLERLLEKHSVRVLFAGKAHPDDATGRDIVARLVAGAKRHPGKVLFLENYDMSLGRLLTRGCDVWLNNPVRPLEASGTSGMKAAMNGVLNVSILDGWWPEACEDGVNGWAIGKGEPGDDARDLEALYDTLEQKVLPAWNDPPRWRRMMAASVEMATTKFSMTRMMREYFERLYGLEAGAAQAGGGAAGTIPGAGSPGLR, via the coding sequence ATGCCCCCGCGCACCCCCCACGTCGCCTACTTCTGCATGGAATACGGCCTGCACGAGTCCTTCCCGATCTATTCGGGCGGGCTCGGGATCCTGGCCGGGGACTACATCAAGGAGGCGCGCGACCTGAAGATGCCGATGGTCGCGGTCGGGCTGCTGTGGGCCCGCGGCTACTGCGTGCAGCGCATCGGCGCCGACGGGCGGCCTTACGAGGAGTTCCCCGGCTTCGACGCGGGCTTCCTGCAGGACACGGGCGTGCGCGTTCGCGTTCGCGTGCGCGGCAAGGAGGTCCTGTGCCGCGTGTGGGTCACGGACCACTTCGGCCACTGCCCGCTCTATCTGATCGATCCCGAGAAGCACGAGGACCGCTGGATCACGCACCGCCTCTACGAGGCCGGCACGGACACCCGCATCGCGCAGGAGATGCTGCTCGGCATCGGCGGCACGCGGGCGCTGCAGTGGCTCGGCTACGACGTGCACACCTACCACTTCAACGAAGGCCACGCGGTGTTCGCCGGGATCGAGATGATCGCCGACCAGATGGAAGGCGGCGCCCCGTTCCCGACCGCGTGGGAATCGGTGCGCCGGCGCATCGTCTTCACCACCCACACCCCGGTCGTGGCGGGCAACGAGGTGCACGACCTCAAGGACCTGCGCCGCATGGGCGCCTGCCTGCAGCTTTCGGGCGCCGAGATGCGCGCCATCGGCGGCGACCCGTTCAACATGACCGTCGCGGGCCTGCGCCTGGCGCGCGCCGCGAACGCGGTCGCGCAGCTGCACGGCGAGACGGCGCGGGCGATGTGGAAGAACGTCGAGAACGCGGCCCCGATCGGGGCGATCACGAACGGGGTGCACCGCCCGACCTGGCAGTCGCCCGAGATCGCCGCGGCCGGCGACGATCCGGACCGGCTGTGGCAGGCGCACGTCATCGGCAAGCGGGCGCTGCTCGAAGAAGTGGACCGGCGCCACAACGTCGAGCTCGACCCGAAGGCGCTGCTCGTCGGCTTCGCCCGGCGCGCCGCGAGCTACAAGCGCAGCGACCTCATCCTGCGCGACGAGGCCAGGCTCGAGCGGCTGCTCGAGAAGCACAGCGTGCGCGTCCTGTTCGCCGGCAAGGCGCACCCCGACGACGCGACCGGCCGCGACATCGTCGCCCGGCTCGTGGCGGGCGCGAAGCGGCACCCGGGCAAGGTGCTGTTTCTGGAGAACTACGACATGTCGCTCGGCCGGCTGCTGACGCGCGGCTGCGACGTGTGGCTCAACAACCCGGTGCGGCCGCTCGAGGCGAGCGGCACCTCGGGCATGAAGGCGGCGATGAACGGCGTGCTCAACGTCAGCATTCTCGACGGCTGGTGGCCGGAGGCCTGCGAGGACGGCGTCAACGGCTGGGCCATCGGCAAGGGCGAGCCCGGCGACGACGCGCGCGACCTGGAGGCGCTCTACGACACGCTCGAGCAGAAGGTGCTGCCCGCCTGGAACGATCCGCCGCGCTGGCGCCGCATGATGGCCGCCAGCGTCGAGATGGCGACGACGAAGTTCAGCATGACGCGCATGATGCGCGAGTACTTCGAGCGCCTCTACGGGCTGGAGGCGGGAGCCGCCCAGGCCGGTGGCGGGGCGGCCGGCACGATTCCGGGTGCCGGATCGCCGGGGCTCCGGTAG